GGCTGCAGGGCCGACTGCGTGCCCTTGCAGCCGGTCAGGGCCAGTGCCGCAAGCACCGGGCCGATGCAAGCGCCGCGTGCGATGCGGGGGGAGGGCGCGCGGAGCCTGGCGGGTGTTTGGTCCATGACGATTCCCGGGGGGGTGCTCAGACCCAGCCCGCGCCGCGCATGTAGGGGGGGAAGACCTGAACGTGGAAGGCCAGTGCCCGGCCGGCCGCGGCGTTCTCGGCCGCGACGCGCAGGGCGGCACGTTCCGCCTCGGAGGTGGCGCCTCCCCAGACGTGCACCTGCTCGCCGTCGACGATGACGTTCAGCGCATGGGTAAGGCCGGGTACCTGACGCAGGCTGTTCATTACCCGGTCCCGCAGTTCCCGCTCGTCGCCGGGCGGCTCCGGCTGGTGGCGTTCCCGCGTCGCCAGCACCTGAACCAGGTTCGCGCGGCTCACGATGCCCACGGGGCGCCCTTCGCGCAGCACCGGCACCCGTTTGATGCGGTGGCCTTCGAGCAGATCGGCGATGTCGCCCAGGGGCGTTTCCTCGTCCACCGCGATCACCTCTTTGCTCATCAGGTCCCGGGCGGTCCGGCCATGAGCGCGCAGGTAATCGCGCAGGCTTGCCTGGTCGGTCTCGAACAGTCCCAGCCACCAACTGCGCCGGGGCTCCGTGCCCAGCTCCGCCCGGCGCAACAGATCGCCCTCGCTGACCATGCCCGTGACATGCCCCGTC
The nucleotide sequence above comes from Alkalilimnicola sp. S0819. Encoded proteins:
- a CDS encoding CBS domain-containing protein — its product is MKAADIMSAPVITVNLDTPIDDIARCLLTHGISAVPVLDATGHVTGMVSEGDLLRRAELGTEPRRSWWLGLFETDQASLRDYLRAHGRTARDLMSKEVIAVDEETPLGDIADLLEGHRIKRVPVLREGRPVGIVSRANLVQVLATRERHQPEPPGDERELRDRVMNSLRQVPGLTHALNVIVDGEQVHVWGGATSEAERAALRVAAENAAAGRALAFHVQVFPPYMRGAGWV